A single genomic interval of Methylocystis sp. IM3 harbors:
- the coaA gene encoding type I pantothenate kinase: MTPPSALENDGAISPYRHFLRAEWASLRADTPLTLTLDDLTRLKSVGDPISLEEVIEIYLPLSRLLALYVAATQGLFKATQRFLGAEDGKVPYIIGVAGSVAVGKSTTARILRALLSRWPNTPKVELITTDGFLLPNALLEREGLMEKKGFPESYDNKTLLRFLSAVKAGQRHVCAPVYSHLVYDVVPGETTCVDGPDILIVEGVNVLAARTSRQAKEIPFVSDFFDFSVYLDAGEDLLERWYVDRFLSLRETAFRDPRSYFRKYADLSDEETVRVAKDIWTRINLENLRQNIAPTRPRASLILTKGADHKIEEVALRKL; the protein is encoded by the coding sequence GTGACTCCGCCCAGCGCGCTCGAAAATGACGGGGCGATCTCGCCCTATCGCCATTTTTTGCGCGCCGAATGGGCGTCGCTTCGCGCCGATACGCCGCTGACGCTGACCCTCGACGACCTCACCCGGCTGAAATCGGTCGGCGATCCGATCTCTCTCGAGGAGGTCATCGAGATTTACCTGCCGCTGTCGCGTCTGCTTGCGCTCTATGTCGCGGCGACCCAGGGGCTCTTCAAGGCGACGCAGCGGTTTCTCGGCGCCGAGGACGGCAAGGTTCCCTATATCATCGGCGTCGCCGGCTCGGTCGCCGTGGGAAAATCAACGACCGCGCGAATCCTGCGGGCGCTGCTCTCCCGCTGGCCGAATACGCCGAAGGTCGAACTGATCACGACAGACGGTTTTCTCCTGCCCAACGCCCTGCTCGAGCGCGAAGGGCTGATGGAGAAAAAGGGCTTTCCGGAAAGCTACGACAACAAGACGCTGCTGCGCTTCCTCTCCGCTGTGAAGGCCGGCCAGCGCCATGTCTGCGCGCCGGTCTATTCGCATCTCGTCTATGACGTGGTGCCGGGCGAGACGACCTGCGTCGATGGTCCCGACATTCTCATCGTCGAAGGCGTCAATGTGCTGGCGGCGCGCACCTCCCGGCAGGCGAAGGAAATTCCCTTCGTCTCGGACTTCTTCGATTTCTCTGTCTATCTGGACGCGGGCGAGGATCTGCTGGAGCGCTGGTATGTGGATCGCTTCCTGAGCCTGCGTGAAACCGCGTTCCGTGATCCGCGCTCCTACTTTCGCAAATACGCCGATCTTTCCGACGAGGAGACGGTGCGCGTCGCAAAAGACATCTGGACGCGCATCAATCTCGAAAACCTGCGCCAGAACATCGCCCCCACGCGCCCGCGCGCGAGCCTCATCCTGACGAAAGGCGCCGATCACAAGATCGAGGAAGTCGCGCTGCGGAAGTTGTGA
- a CDS encoding phosphoribosyl-ATP diphosphatase: MSFTLDDLAALIRSRRADDASTSYTKSLFDAGPPRIAKKFGEEAVEAVIAAMEGDRKALTSEAADVLYHLLVLLEARDIPLGDVLAELGRRTAQSGLAEKASRGAGK; encoded by the coding sequence ATGAGCTTCACCCTCGACGATCTCGCAGCGCTCATCAGATCGCGCCGCGCCGACGACGCCTCGACCTCCTACACCAAGAGCCTTTTCGACGCCGGTCCGCCGCGCATCGCCAAGAAGTTCGGGGAAGAAGCGGTGGAGGCGGTCATCGCCGCCATGGAGGGCGACCGCAAGGCGCTGACGAGCGAAGCCGCCGACGTGCTTTATCATCTTCTCGTGCTGCTCGAGGCGCGCGACATTCCGCTCGGCGACGTGCTCGCGGAGCTGGGGCGGCGGACGGCGCAGTCGGGCCTTGCCGAAAAAGCGTCGCGCGGAGCCGGAAAGTGA
- the hisF gene encoding imidazole glycerol phosphate synthase subunit HisF has product MLKARVIPCLDVKEGRVVKGVNFVDLRDAGDPVECAIAYDAAGADELCFLDITASHENRGILLDVVQRTAEACFMPLTVGGGVRTLDDIRKLLLAGADKASINTAAVANRQFVREAAEKFGSQCIVVAIDAKQVGPERWEIFTHGGRRPTGIDAVDFAREVTALGAGEILLTSMDRDGAKIGFDIALTRAVADAVSVPVIASGGVGNLDHLVAGIREGHATAVLAASIFHFGEYTIPQAKRHMAAAGLPMRLDGLEA; this is encoded by the coding sequence ATGCTGAAAGCCCGCGTCATTCCCTGCCTCGACGTGAAGGAAGGCCGCGTCGTCAAAGGCGTCAATTTCGTCGATCTGCGCGACGCCGGCGATCCGGTCGAATGCGCCATCGCCTATGACGCCGCCGGCGCGGACGAGCTCTGCTTTCTCGACATCACCGCGAGCCACGAAAACCGCGGCATTCTTCTCGATGTCGTGCAGCGCACGGCGGAAGCCTGTTTCATGCCCCTGACGGTCGGCGGCGGCGTGCGCACGCTCGACGACATTCGCAAGCTGCTGCTCGCGGGCGCGGACAAGGCGTCGATCAACACCGCCGCCGTCGCGAACCGCCAGTTCGTGCGCGAGGCGGCGGAAAAGTTCGGGTCGCAATGCATCGTCGTCGCCATCGACGCCAAGCAGGTCGGCCCGGAAAGATGGGAAATCTTCACCCACGGCGGGCGCCGCCCCACGGGCATAGACGCCGTCGATTTTGCGCGCGAGGTGACGGCGCTCGGCGCGGGCGAAATTCTCCTGACCTCCATGGATCGCGACGGCGCCAAGATCGGCTTCGACATCGCCCTGACCCGCGCCGTGGCCGACGCGGTTTCCGTTCCCGTCATCGCCTCGGGAGGCGTCGGCAATCTGGATCATCTGGTCGCCGGGATTCGTGAAGGCCATGCGACGGCGGTGCTCGCCGCCTCGATCTTCCACTTCGGCGAGTATACGATCCCTCAGGCCAAGCGGCACATGGCCGCGGCGGGCCTGCCGATGCGGCTCGACGGTTTGGAGGCGTGA
- the hisA gene encoding 1-(5-phosphoribosyl)-5-[(5-phosphoribosylamino)methylideneamino]imidazole-4-carboxamide isomerase, producing MILFPAIDLKEGQCVRLAQGDMDRATVFNDDPAEQARAFEAQGFEYLHVVDLDGAFAGAPRNAAAVEAILSALTIPVQLGGGIRDMRTLAGWLDKGVTRIIIGTAAVKDPSFVREAARVYPGRVAVGIDAKDGMVAVEGWARTTRMSALDLARSFEDAGVSAIIYTDIARDGILTGLNIEQTLALANALTIPVIASGGLASLADIERLLQPDCARLAGAITGRALYDGRLDPAEALALIRQARAS from the coding sequence GTGATTCTGTTTCCGGCAATCGATCTGAAGGAGGGCCAGTGCGTCCGCCTCGCGCAGGGCGACATGGATCGCGCCACCGTCTTCAACGACGATCCGGCCGAGCAGGCGCGGGCCTTCGAGGCGCAGGGCTTCGAATATCTGCATGTCGTCGATCTCGACGGCGCCTTCGCGGGCGCGCCGCGCAACGCCGCAGCCGTCGAGGCGATCCTCTCCGCGCTGACGATTCCGGTCCAGCTCGGCGGCGGCATTCGCGACATGCGCACGCTCGCGGGCTGGCTCGACAAGGGCGTGACGCGCATCATTATCGGCACGGCGGCGGTGAAGGACCCCTCCTTCGTGCGCGAGGCGGCGCGGGTCTATCCGGGCCGCGTGGCGGTCGGCATCGACGCCAAGGACGGCATGGTCGCGGTCGAAGGCTGGGCGCGCACGACGCGCATGTCGGCGCTCGACCTTGCAAGAAGCTTCGAGGACGCGGGCGTCTCCGCCATCATCTACACCGACATTGCGCGCGACGGCATTCTAACGGGCCTCAACATCGAGCAGACGCTGGCGCTCGCCAATGCGCTGACGATTCCGGTGATCGCCTCGGGCGGCCTCGCCTCGCTCGCCGATATCGAGCGCCTCTTGCAGCCCGATTGCGCCCGGCTCGCCGGCGCCATCACCGGCCGCGCGCTCTATGACGGGCGTCTCGATCCGGCAGAGGCGCTGGCGCTGATCAGGCAGGCGAGGGCGTCATGA
- the hisH gene encoding imidazole glycerol phosphate synthase subunit HisH: MTTAIIDYGSGNLHSAQKAFERAARESGASCAISVTNDPETVRRAARVVLPGVGAFADCRQGLLALPGLYDAVHEAVIARGAPFLGICVGMQLMAARGLEHGETPGLDWVGGDVVAIEPGDPSLKIPHMGWNTLALTRAHPVFSGIPTGETGLHAYFVHSYHLTPADPRHVLATTDYGVPLTAAVARDNLVGVQFHPEKSQRLGLALIANFLRWRP; the protein is encoded by the coding sequence GTGACGACGGCGATCATCGATTATGGCTCGGGCAATCTGCATTCCGCGCAGAAAGCCTTCGAACGCGCGGCGCGCGAGTCGGGCGCTTCCTGCGCCATCAGCGTGACGAACGACCCCGAGACGGTTCGGAGGGCGGCGCGCGTAGTGCTGCCGGGCGTCGGCGCCTTCGCCGATTGCCGCCAGGGGCTTCTCGCGCTCCCCGGCCTCTATGACGCCGTTCACGAAGCGGTGATCGCGCGCGGCGCGCCTTTCCTGGGCATTTGCGTCGGCATGCAGCTCATGGCGGCGCGCGGCCTCGAACATGGCGAGACGCCCGGCCTCGACTGGGTCGGCGGCGACGTCGTCGCCATCGAGCCCGGCGATCCGTCGCTCAAGATTCCGCACATGGGCTGGAACACGCTCGCGCTGACCCGCGCGCATCCGGTCTTTTCCGGCATACCGACGGGCGAGACGGGGCTGCACGCCTATTTTGTCCATTCCTATCATCTGACGCCGGCCGACCCGCGGCATGTGCTCGCGACGACGGATTACGGCGTCCCGCTCACCGCCGCCGTCGCGCGCGACAATCTCGTCGGCGTCCAGTTCCATCCCGAAAAGAGCCAGAGGCTCGGCCTCGCGCTCATCGCCAATTTCCTGAGGTGGCGCCCGTGA
- a CDS encoding DUF2628 domain-containing protein has translation MTSFTVHVPPERPGEGLAPEKIVFLRDGFSTSAFVFGPFWFLWKRAWLPAFLWAGLLALVAGAGALARIPADAMSLAGLAVSLFLGFEAGRILAWSLARRGYVESDVVIGENEEEAEAVYFERLRARGAQPAPAVETGA, from the coding sequence ATGACTTCTTTTACCGTTCATGTCCCGCCGGAGCGGCCGGGCGAGGGGCTGGCCCCGGAGAAGATCGTTTTCCTGCGCGACGGCTTCTCGACATCGGCCTTCGTCTTCGGGCCCTTCTGGTTTCTGTGGAAGCGCGCCTGGCTGCCGGCCTTCCTGTGGGCGGGGCTGCTCGCGCTCGTCGCCGGGGCGGGGGCGCTCGCGCGCATTCCCGCCGACGCCATGAGCCTCGCGGGCCTCGCCGTCTCGCTGTTTCTCGGATTCGAAGCCGGCCGCATCCTCGCATGGTCCCTGGCGCGGCGCGGCTATGTCGAAAGCGACGTCGTGATCGGGGAGAATGAGGAGGAGGCCGAGGCGGTCTATTTCGAGCGGCTGCGGGCGCGCGGCGCGCAACCCGCCCCCGCCGTGGAGACAGGCGCGTGA
- the hisB gene encoding imidazoleglycerol-phosphate dehydratase HisB: MRSATIERKTKETTITVAVDLDGAGKSDISTGIGFFDHMLDQIARHAPLDLTVLAKGDLHIDGHHTVEDVGLALGQAVDRALGDRKGIARYGDAHVPLDEALTRVVVDVSGRPFLVYDVAFPAERIGAFDTELMREFFQAFAVQARIGLHIDSLKGVNSHHIAESAFKGFARAFGKAVAMDPRRTQGEAPSTKGTLTA; encoded by the coding sequence ATGCGCAGCGCCACCATCGAGCGCAAAACCAAGGAAACGACGATTACCGTCGCCGTCGATCTCGACGGCGCGGGCAAATCCGACATTTCGACGGGAATCGGCTTTTTCGACCATATGCTCGACCAGATCGCCCGCCATGCGCCGCTCGATCTGACGGTGCTCGCCAAGGGCGACCTGCATATCGACGGCCATCATACCGTCGAGGACGTGGGCCTGGCGCTGGGGCAGGCGGTGGACCGCGCTCTCGGCGACCGCAAGGGAATCGCCCGCTATGGGGACGCCCATGTTCCACTCGACGAGGCGCTGACCCGCGTGGTGGTGGATGTCTCCGGGCGGCCCTTTCTCGTCTATGACGTTGCCTTTCCGGCCGAGCGCATCGGCGCTTTCGACACGGAGCTGATGCGGGAGTTCTTCCAGGCTTTCGCCGTGCAGGCCCGCATCGGGCTCCACATCGACAGCCTGAAGGGCGTCAACAGCCACCATATTGCCGAAAGCGCCTTCAAGGGTTTCGCCCGCGCCTTCGGCAAGGCGGTGGCGATGGATCCGCGGCGGACGCAGGGCGAGGCGCCTTCCACCAAGGGCACGCTGACCGCCTGA